The nucleotide sequence gatgagaatatgtgttcaatgtgtagttcttctagccatttttgaaattcgtcggcagcaaagttggtgccgttatcggtaacgatgcacattggtagaccgaaacggcagatgatgtgttcccaaatgaatttccttgttatcatagcagtggttgaggcgagcggtttcgcctctacccattttgtgaagtaatcaaccgctactatgataaatttgaccgcacctggtgcgtctgggaaGGGTCCGCccacgtcgattgcccatttctgaaagggccatgcggtggtgaccgggaccaagttgttcttggggcgcaaagtttttggagcatgtcgttgacagttaatacatttgcgcaactctttgatggcgtccaggtgcatgccgggccagtaatacccagcattcatgattttggccactaccatgcgtggtcctacgtgtatgccacacattccctcgtgtatctctctgatgaggtatgtggcatcctgggggttgacgcatcataggagtggccctaggtatgatttacggcataagataccgtctcccatttgataatggcatgcTTTGTATCgtaacttgcgtgcctctgacttgctttcgggagtcacacctgattgcaaatatgcaataattggtgtcatccaagatgttgtgccgtattggatgacattgacctggcgcaggggtaccgaaggattctgcagaatttcgatgcgtatctcctttgccaggtgttggaagctggtggatgcaagttttgatagtgcatctgcggatttgttttcacttctgttgatatgtcggatattgaatgaagtgaactttgattttagttgcagggcttgctcgaggtagaggatcatgatatccccctttgcggcatagtcgccgcgtatctgccctgcaactaacaaagagtcgacgtttGCTTCCAAATGTTgtacgccgagtttgactgctaaacgtagtcctgccagcagagcctcatattctgcctcgttatttgttcttttgaaatcgaggcggattgcatatgcaagtacttggccatcagggctgacgagtcgcagacctgcgccagcaccttcctcgttggaggcaccatcagtAAAAAGTGCCCAAGTTTTCGAGGAAGATGGTGCTGGTGTAGgattttgtgcttcttcgcattcttggatgcgattggCCGGTACCTCAGCGAcgaaatcagctaagacttggcctttaatcgcggggcgcggtttatagttcagcgtgtgcgcgcccagctcgattgcccatttcgctaatctcccagagatgtcaggtttggataggatcgggccgatcctgtaattggttagcaccgtgatgacATGGTTGGCGAAGTAGTGTCGCAACCGTCTTGACGCGTGtactagtgctaataccaatttctccattattgaataccttgtctctgggtcgttgagcatcttgctgatgtaatagatgggtgtttgaatcccctcccgctccactatcagtaccgcacctaccgcgttaTCTGTGGCAGATAGGTATAGTATGAGCggttcatccttgcgtggtgcggttagagttgggagttgtatcaaacactccttcatttcccggaaagcattttcggcctctgcggtccactagaattgttctttctttaaacagttctgcagggtcttgatgaaaggatatgacttagctgcatggttggctaagaatctatttagtgcggctagcctgccagCCAGCCGTTACAtttctttcatcgttgaaggcgatggcatgcgctcgatcgcctgaacctTTTCcaggtttaccttgaatccatctttggttacgatgaatccaaggaatttgccttcttccattccaaacgagcatttccctgaattgagctttatgttaacgcttcgcagagtttggaatgttcgttcaatatcagtgagcatggtatcttcctccatgctcatgacgactagatcgtccatgtagatttcaacacttttgcttatttgtccgcggaaagtgtcgttcatcagtttttgataggttgcgcccgcgttgcgcaacccaaacgacatttttgtataacagtaattcccggtgggagtgcggaatccgttttgtcttcatcctcgattgccatctgtacTTGGTGGTAGCCTTTataacaatcgaggaaacacttccatctgaaagatgcgaggttatcgacttttcgtcgatttccggaagtgcgtaacaatccttgggacaggctttgttgaggtctttgtaatcgacgcacatgcgccagcccccggatggtttctctaccatgactgggttggataaccaagtctggtatttaacttcccgcaggatgcctgtggagagcagttcttccacatgctcatgcatcgcctggtttttagcggatccaaggtggcgttggccttgaaTCACCGGCTTAATACCTGGCATGGTATTTAAGCAATGTTGCACGATTTCACGCGGGACCCCAGTCATGTCTGCAGGTGTCCACGCGAAAATGTCTttgttcctgaagagaagctgcttcaggtgcgctttggtgttAGGGGACAAGGCGTTGCCCAACGAAACCTTTTGTTCTGGgcatctcgcgttgagaacccatttttctggttggttgttggggtaggccttgctatcttggtcggacgtacttcgtccgacatcatgacgtctctgcgtgcgtagattatcgcgacccctgtgtcggttgggaaaccgacagcagagtggggtacggacgtaatcatattgaaatcaccttgggattctcttcccaggagcacgtcatatctggaggtatgaggtaaaaccataaagtttacctcttctgttcttgtgtgTCTTCCGCTGGtgagacgcacaggaaaagtgttctggcctaggggaaagacagtttcccctgcgaacccggccaacgggtaatccactgcttgcaaccgatccttgtcctcctgatcgaactagttgaagcattgctcatagattatatcagaagtactgcccgggtcgatgaatagacgctcggtgcagtaatgagccagttggcctgtaataacgacggcgcgcctgtcgcgtggtccgcctcggacttttggaaagacgacttgctcgtatttccagtcattgtccggtcttctcgccgcTTTGTGCGGCCTTCCTTTGCCTCCTTTAATCATGTGGGtcgaggccacatacatggtcctcttccctgaggaggtgccttcgccatgaggggtgatgcgcttggtgggtttctgcccacctggcaaaagatgttgcagtttgccctcttttaaggctcgctcaatctccagccggagactgatgcagttgtttgttgtgtggcccgagtccttgtgatactcgcaatagagagtgagatcttgatttttcttggacttcattggttgggccggtcgcaagagctgcgcgtccgtaagaaggacttcgcttggcgacatggtgatctcggtccagttgcggtcccgagaatctttctttgacgcccggttgtcccgttgggcGTTATGGTTccttgggtcaaacgggttggttcgcgggaagtatggtttggaaatgctgtcgcgatttccaacgtcccggttgcgtttattgttacgcttggacccctggtgggaggtttcggcttggggctgtgcctttgccaTATGCGGTTCAAGGGACCGCTGCGTCTAggcgtatgtcttgactgcggccatgacatcttcccattttttaggcaagccctccatgccagagatggtcataaccatctgcttgtccctgacggccttgatgaagtggttccgtgccatttggtctgccacgtcacctatctccaggcactctttattgtatcggacgacgaatgcttcgagagattcgtcgtccctgcgccagatattcatgacgtccatcgaatcacgttcgtgacgtcgttgctggctgagatgagcgaggaactttgcatgcaagtcctcgaatgaggccagtgatcccactggcaaagaatcgaaccaagccctggccagacctgTGAGgatctgggggaaaaaattacaccaagtgggttcatcccactggccgttgcatCCCGCACCCATGAaaacgttcatgtggtcgtccgggtcggacgaaccgttgtatttcccaacatcaaatgggaattttgttgtggtgacatgggcgtgggcaattcgcggggcgaatttggagttttcggccgcagctttCGGCCTGTAGGGTTGGTTCTCAGGGCGCTTTGCAGCCCTGAGATATGTGTTGCGGGGATGAGTGGGAGGAatatagttgcgtcctcccggtctgctgctggtgtcatgcgaatccccgcaatatgtatggtcgtccgggtcggtacggccATAACCTTCATACTGGGGCAGCGGTCCCAGCCGGCTTTGGATGTCGGAACTGCGGTGGACTGTGGATTGCCGCCTGTTATCGCCTTGGGGGCTCAGGCGGCTTTGTATTGGGCCTCTGGTGCGGGACCCATATGAGGAGTCGTCCTCATttattgtgcggacctcacagtaagaggatATGCGGTCCTCACGCCTGCTTCTGGAGGCTGGACGTGAGGGTGCCCTGCCATCatattgtaaaatacgacccgCAGGTGTGTGTGGTGCCGGGGTAGGCCCGGCTTGTATTTGCGCTTCAGCGCAAGCTCGGTTATATGTTGCGGCCAACAGGGCggcctgctggtcataccaggtgtGAGGGTACATGTCCGGAGGGAttacagatgcgtactgtgataggtTGTGCccgaacgttagggatggacccctttgcgttgatgtgccaatgtggccCGGATTTAGGTCTGGGGGAGCAGTCCCCGCATTCCCTGGGTTGGTGGGGAGTAGATTATCCCCGgtagtgttgttttggtgatcagtcatgatcttttgagagggagaATGATGGttgaaaaagtgctaagagtagcggtgggcgccaatgatgaaacaatggttaaccgggcagggttaactcactggtctcgtcaagatggattaatcccttcctctcgaggatcgctggctggatcaccggtgggttgatctcctgcacaaggaaacaaaccgtgactcgtaacaaggaggatggggtggggggtgctccttgttaccactctccggcgtgagaattagtagtctgcttgggaagcaaagtatgatagtagtagtagtgagagagttgtgaagagatacctcaaacctggtttggggttggtatttatagccgaggagtgaaggaggaggtggatggatagactgacggcatgctgcacccttgcaggtgtgtcaggcatgtcggttgtggaggtgatgccacgtcagtctgtcgcttacgtagacctgacaggcggctgccattggtgctacttgctctgtggtgtcagtcccacttgctgagtgtacaggatgcggtgcgggccgcatcgctttttgcggtaactgtagacgttccgccttctcactctttgatcaagaaagCAAAAAGAATGTAGCATATTGATTATCATATGTGTCATATTGTATTTGTAGACGTGTGTTGTGCTAAACAAAAAGAATGTATATTGTTAGGGCCGGCTCTGAGAATTCATGCACCTTATccgagctcgaaaaaacgtgtccttaggccttaacgaaattgggtattggactcaccaaaggtctaaacctaatgccaatgggctaataactaatctaaaccataaaaatagttttgtaaataAGCATATtttggtgtttgtatgggtataccctaataatttatttatttttacatataaatattagagttttttaaaaaataacgtGCCCTTcaaaatatcgggccctggccagTGGTCCTCCCCGCCAACCTTCAGGGCCAGCCATCCATATTGTATGTGTCAAAGAATGTATATTGTACGTGTCAACGTGTGTTGTGTGAAACAAACTTACTCGGCTACCAGTCCCGTATTATTATATGCAATTTTTACATGGCCCCACGGTTAAAGCTATTTAGATTGTAGCTCTTACAAATTATATCATAGGTAACATCTAAATCATTTTACGAAATTCTTGAAATATTATAACTGAACATCAAAAGTTAAAACTATGCTTTTAGATCCGAGTCTCACCTATTTAGTTACACCATTTAAATATGAGTATGTATGGGACCAAGTCCGACATAGCACAAGATTTATGAATCACCGAAAAGATCGGCTTGAAGGGTTACATTTATAATATTGTTTAATATTAGTCACTATAATCTAAAAACACAATTTTGATCTCCTAGTCAACATTCAATTTTAATACTAGCTATCTAAACTAGCTTTTTGGCATAACCCATTCCCTATATGTATAAAATgtaataagagttaattacatagttagtccctgtggtttacacaaagtaacatacttaggtactaaatGCTtgaaatcacattctagggtattaacttttcattttgtaacgtttggaggtattaacgttatttgaaggtttaaaatcacattttattagtacctaagtatgttattttatgcaaaacacagggactaactatgttaataccctagaagttaatacctccaaacgttacaaaatgaaaagttaataccctagaaggtgattttaaactattagtacctaagtatgttactttgtgcaaaccacagtgactaactatgtaattaactcatgTAATAATGTTCATAGGCAACTAATTGaactaagaaaaaaaaaataagaatgaTGGTAATGGTAAATGTTGTATAGATGTTAGCCTCAATAATTAAAACTACATTTATTTATAGAAGTCCTAACTTAATAGCATCTATTAATTTACACCATTTAAATACATGTAGGTATGGGGCCAATTTCAACTTATTAATCACCAATGCGATGTGCCTCTCACATGTTTAGTCACGGCTCGCAAAAGACATCAAATGTTTCACGAGTTTTAATGGgtgagaaaaataaataaataaataaataaataggattGCGTTTAAGGGTTCCATTTAGAACACTGTTTATTTCTCTTTGTTTAAAGCACCAATAAAAGTTCTTGATGCGTTAGACAAGATTAGACGAGTTTTCTTTTGGGGTGGGTCAGAAGAAAAGGCGAAAATGAACTGGGTTGCTTGGGATAAAACGATTGGCCCGGTGGAATACGGGGGATTGGGCTTTGGATCTCTTAGGGATGCAAACTTGGCTATGTTAGCGAAGTGGTGGTGGCGGTTCAAAACAGAAAAAAATGGGTTGTGGAGACGGATTGTGTGGGCAGTCCACCATAGGTCAAGGGAATGGAACGACATCCCGGTGAAGGTTTCATTACCGGGGCCGTGGAAGAGTATTCACAGTGTTAGACAGTCATTATTGTATGCCAATATCGATCTACACCAGGATTTTTCAGCGGTGGTGTGCGGCGGGAATAATGTATTTTTTTGGTTGGATAAATGGTTAGATCAATTGCCTCTATATGTTAAATTTCCAGCCCTGTTCAAGGAAGAATCGGAAAAACAATGTATGGTAGCTGACCGGTGCGTTCGAGGTAGTCCTGGGCTGATTTTAAGCTGGGCCTGGTCTCGGCCTGTACTCGGTTCTGAAGCTGCAGATCAGCTTCAACTGCTGTTAGTTATGCTCGAAGGTTGGGCTAGTTCAGTCGGCTCAGATATATGGAAGTGGCGACATGAAAAGGATGGTAAGTTCTCTGTTTCAAGTGTTAAAAAACTGCTTAGTTCTGTTAATCGAGTCAGGCCCGAGCAGATTTTTGAGTGGAATAACTGGGTGCCCAAGAAAATCGGAATAGTAGCATGGCGAGCGGAAATGGAGAGGTTGCCGACAAAGTGGGCGTTGGCTAGGCGGAATATCCCGGTTCAGAATCAATTCTGCGTTTTTTGTGGCGATTATGAAGAAACATGTGATCACGTCTTTGTCTCGTGTCATTTTGCACAAACCATATGGCAAAATTTGGCGGCATGGTGTATGATCCCACCGATCATTGCGTTTGGTATTAACGACCTGCTCACATTACATGTTTCGAGTTCGGCATCGAGGAAAAAAAGGAAAGTAATACATGCTCTCGTTTTGGTGACCTTTTGGAGTATTTGGAAGTCTAGGAATGAAGTCGTTTTTCGGCAACTCATTCCTAACACGACGAGGAACTTGGACGAGATCAAGTCGATGACATTTTTATGGGTAAAAAGCAGGTCAAAAGTGGCGTCGCTATCTTGGGAGGAATGGAGTCATTTTAATTTAAGCACTTTGATCTAATGTAATAGTTTGGCGATGTATAATGGTTTCTTGGTGTAAACGTTGTATATTTGGTGGTAGCTCCTTGCTACAATGAATAAAAAATCTTTtgtcggccgttcaaaaaaaaaaaaaaagaacactGTTTGATATCCAATGTAAACTAGTCACTAAAACCTTGAAAAACAACTTTGATCTTGTAGTTAAAAGTAATTTTAACACTAGCTTTTAATATAACTTTGTAGCATAATCTAGTCCCTACAAATATAGAAGGTTGTTTTAAAGAGATACCAAGGCGGTAACTGATGTACTTTAGAATTAAAAAAATCAGATTTTGTCTCTTATAGAGTACATGTAACGGTGTATTTATCGCAAAATATCTAGGAATTGTTGTAAAAAAATAATCACCAAACCCGGTTTTATAaatacccgaacccgaacccggaaccgggttttataaatacccggaaccggtttttaaaaaaacccgattttgatgtaatcttgtttaattatgtatgcattaagacttctaGTTCTTATGATTTAACAAAATTATGTATGCACTTTGATGTAATCTTGTTTAATTATTAGGTTTCTAATGATATTTGCCACCGCTACTTAATTATTTAGTATATTTCATTACAAGTGGAAATAAATATGCCAATATATGTTGGCCCTTctattttctttgtttgtttaatatCATTATTAGTTTTTGTATTTAATAAATTGTGCCTCTGGTTTATAAAGTTCAAGAATAACCACATGAAGAACTACAAATTGTGCCTCTATTTATCAATAGATTTGATGTCTATGTGTGAGAGTTATGTTTGATACATTTTATAAGCATAGTTCCGGTCGGGTTTTTTTAATACCCGGTGCGGGTTTTTTCCCAACCCGATGcatacccgaaccctacccgatgAATACCCGAACCGGACCCGAACCCGgaaatagggtattataatacccgggttttataaaacccgacccgaaccctacccgaacccgggtatatagggtatacatttttggtagagaacccggacccggacccgacccggtttttaaaaaaacccgattttgtaaaacccgatcctacccgaacccgatcctacccgaaacccggtttttaaaaaaacccgatttgtgcaccactaTGTGATGATTTAGGTATAGGTCAAAAGTCCAACCAACAAAATACTAATGGACTTGTTGGGTCAGCCCAACCAAGTCACTAGGGTTTACGTTTCCTTACTCCATATAAGATAAGATAGCCCACTCCCTCATTTGAGATCACACCACACCACTTGCATAAATAAAACTAACCCAAGGCATTTCTTTAGTGCTTGCTGCCTTTGAAGGTATTCTATCTAAACAAGCTCTCCATACATAATAACCTACTTTCGTCGAAACCCAGTACTAGGGGCGGACCTATAGTATTACAAGGGGTAACATTCGTTGTCCGTTGACGCTCTGACGGTAGTGTAAATTTACAAAAAATttaacgttttttcgatttcgttaccatTTTTTCTGAAACGTTACCCCTATGCGGATTTTTTACATCCGCCACTGCCCAGTACGGCCATTCTTCCCCTCCACTGGTGCTTTGTTCCCTAGTGCTTGCCACAGAAAACAATCAACAAAGAcaaaacatataaatcacataaAAAATAGCAAGTTTGATTAAAAGACTGAATTTTAATATTCATCTACACCTAAGATCCAATTGCTGGTATTAAAAACCACATAAAAGAtgataaaataatgaaaatagtCATTtctgttggttcagttctgtttatacatgaaggaaaacatataaatcatacctgtcaccgcagacagtgcagaggagaatccagtgagagaagacgacatggagttcgacatctttgtcagggtgatctggttcctccttaggatgctgactgatgatgggaacttagaaaccgaaaagggtatcggttatggagaggaggtcgacgtgatgatgttatggctaatggggtgtgtgaattgtgtaactgagtaacccctaaacctccacataactctccttatataagcacccaggaggaaacctaattagttactaagggtaatatggtccatcaacaattaccaactaattaaataataggttctaatatattttgatctctataatgcaaatgattatgatggctatagattaaatattaatacgtaatatatttaatcttacattctcccacttagccgagtaatcatttactatgagtattagataagcctgatcaggagttaacactcattttagctttaaacaagtactatagcagaaaaatatagccgttgaatcattatgcgactcaggacccccattaatcatactatagccttaatttaaaacctaatcatcatgatcaaaatacgcgtaagccctttgtttgatttgtaacttttatttgtctatatgccattataccggttgaacatattctaatagacatacaaaatcaaacttgaggaaatttcattaatcataaaacataagctagtacaatatgctcaaataaggtctttactaaatcccatattccgaacatgttcttcgtaaaccttaggagggagacctttagtcatcggatccgcaagcatatccttagtactaatatactcgatacaaagattattttcctcaacacgttcacgtacaaatagatattttgtatagagatataaaccagctccagtcgaactgttactgttcgagaaactaacggcagctgaattatcacagtaaagcttcaatggtctagaaatggaattaacgattttgagtccagtgaccaggtttctaagcaacattccatgacaggttgcgttataaacagcaatgtactctgccatcattgtggaagttgtggtcaactgttgtttatgactcttccaagagatagggccgcctgctaacataaagatatagcccgaagtggatttcttgtcatctttgcatttggcaaagtcagaatcagaatagcccaccacttctaaatgatcacttcttctataagtcagcttatagtctttcgtcccttgcagatatcgaagtaccttcttagctgctttccagtgatctaggccaggattagtctgataacggcctagcattccagcaatataagcgatatctggccgagtacagacttgagcgtACATCAAGCTctcgactactgacgcgtaaggtatctggctcatttgctccttctcaacctctgttgtcggacactgaaatgaaccgaaaacatctcccttaactactggagcgacggagggtttgcactgttgcatgttataccgtgtaaggacacgatctatgtaagccttctgggacaatcctaagatccccttgtgtctatctcggtgaatttcgatgccaatgacgtaagaagcatctccgagatccttcatgtcgaagttatgcgagagtaaacgcttcgactcatgcaacatgtctaaactattacttgccaatagaatatcatctacgtaaaggacaagtatagtaaagtcgctcccactcatcttgaggtaggtgcattgatccacttgattcttcataaaaccttgcttcttcatgacttcatcaaacttgaggtaccactgacgtgatgcttgttttaacccgtaaatggatctcttcagcttacagactagatgctcctgaccttcaggtttaaagccttcaggctgtttcatgtaaacatcttcgtccaaatctccattaaggaaagcggttttaacgtccatctgatgcagctctaagtcgaaatgagctactagggccatgacgatccttaatgaatctttacgagagacaggtgaaaacgtctcttgataatcaattccctctttctgagtgtagccctttgcaaccaatctcgctttgtagcgttcaacgtttccattc is from Helianthus annuus cultivar XRQ/B chromosome 9, HanXRQr2.0-SUNRISE, whole genome shotgun sequence and encodes:
- the LOC110876851 gene encoding uncharacterized protein LOC110876851: MNWVAWDKTIGPVEYGGLGFGSLRDANLAMLAKWWWRFKTEKNGLWRRIVWAVHHRSREWNDIPVKVSLPGPWKSIHSVRQSLLYANIDLHQDFSAVVCGGNNVFFWLDKWLDQLPLYVKFPALFKEESEKQCMVADRCVRGSPGLILSWAWSRPVLGSEAADQLQLLLVMLEGWASSVGSDIWKWRHEKDGKFSVSSVKKLLSSVNRVRPEQIFEWNNWVPKKIGIVAWRAEMERLPTKWALARRNIPVQNQFCVFCGDYEETCDHVFVSCHFAQTIWQNLAAWCMIPPIIAFGINDLLTLHVSSSASRKKRKVIHALVLVTFWSIWKSRNEVVFRQLIPNTTRNLDEIKSMTFLWVKSRSKVASLSWEEWSHFNLSTLI